The segment TATCTCTGTTCCGAGTTCACGCGGGATGACGGTCGCCAACGTAGTCTTCCCCAATCCGGGTGGACCATCCAGCAACAAGTGGCCGAACGGTTCCTCACGACGGCGGGTCGCATCGAGCATGATCTGAATGCGCTCTACTACTTTTCTCTGACCGACGACATCCTTCAGGTACTGCGGGCGGAGATCGTCATCGAAGCGACTACTGTCGCTGAGGAAATCTTGTTCAGGCATCGCCGCCGAGCCTCTCACTCCCTCGCGGTCCAGATCTGCTTCGGGAGACGCCGGCTCTGCAGCCGACTGATGGATTATTCGTTCTCTCGCCATGTAATATAATCGTCCTTGATGAGGGTAGATTCAACCCTCAATTTAACGGGAGCGGGTCGTTCCTGTCTAGCGGGGTTCAACTGCCTGTGGGGGACGACTAAAGCCGTTTAAAGAGGATTACGAGCGTATTATAGCAGATTACAGTCACTAGGATTAACCGGAACTGCTCTTAATTCGCGGCAAAGGCTCCCAGACAGCAGAAAGCGAAGAAGACGAAAACCGTAAACAGTACGTGGCACATGGCAATGATTTTTGCCGCGCGTGTTAAGCCTTCTCCCTCGGGATTCATGATCCCTGCCCGCATGCTTTTCAAATCCTGTTCGGCAATAATCCAGACCGGGATAGAAAACAAAAAGCAAAAGAAGAACCAACTGACGATTGAACATACGAGTAAAGTGACGCCGCGATGAGCTTGCTGATTGCGTGGATCCGAGTAATCCTTCCAGTCTTCGTCTGGATCCAATAGTTCGCCGCAATTTCGACAGCGATCATCCTCAGGATGAACGTTGGTTCCACACATAGGGCACTTGGGGCGGCGTCGTGTGGAACTGGTTCCGTCAAGGTCTAGCTCCAGTTCGTCGACGACAGACTCCTCAGTGTGAGGGACTATCAGATGCGCACCGCATCCAGGGCACTGCGCCGAGAGCCCCGCTTTGTCGTCAGCGGTTCGAAGTAGCTTGTCACAGTGATCACAGCGGAATTCGATCGGCATTTTACAACTTTTCGACAGGATAGAAGAACATTGTGCTACAGGGATTTCAGCAGCGGAGTCTGTTAGGTTGAACTCGGCATTTGAGTCTGACGGAATGCTTTCCCTGAAAGAGAAGGCGGCACACACTTCACGACCAAGTGATTAGTGGAAAGCGGAAAGGATTTCCCTCTCGATTTGATTCGTCAGGAAGATGTGAGTATTAGAGAGAATAACTCGCGGACGTGGATTTTCCAACTAACCGAATCGTTAGGCTACATCGACTCGGCCAGCTCTTCCATGATGTCATCAGAGATATTGAAGTTCGCGATCACATTTTGGATGTCGTCCTGGTCTTCCAGGGCATCAATGAGTTTCAGCACTTTCATTCCGTCCGTGGCATCGAGCTCAACGGTATTCGCTGGCACGCGAGTAATGTCGGAAGACGTCGTTTCAATGCCTCGTTCTTCCAGGGCAGCATTCACAGCGTCGAATAGATCGGGATCACACAGAATTTCAAAAGAGTCCCCTGCTTCGCGGACATCTTCGGCTCCTGCTTCGACAGCGATTTCGAATAGAGCCTCTTCGTCATTTCCTTCTACCGGAACGAGGAATTGTCCTTTGCGATCAAACATCCAGGCAACGCAGCCCGTCGCTCCCAGATTGCCGTTATGGACTTCGAAGATTTTGCGTATTTCACCTGCAGTGCGATTGCGATTTTCAGTCAGAATGTCGCACAGAACGGCGACTCCTGCGGCTCCGTATCCTTCGTAAAGCAGTTCTTCGTAATTCTCACCACCCGCTTCTCCACAACCTTTTTTTACTGCCCGGTCAATATTGTCTTTGGGCATGCTCGCTTTTTTGGCTTTGTCGATGGCGTATCGCAGACGGAGATTTGTTGTCGGGTCGCCCCCTCCAGACTGGGCCGCAACAATGATAGCTCGGCTCAGTTTGCCAAACAGTTTGCCTCGTTTTTTATCGATTACGCCCTTCTTCGCGGAGATGTTTGCCCAATGCGAATGTCCTGCCATCTCGTTACTCTCTCATCTCTTGTCTGGTTAAATCGATCTGATGATTACTTGAATTGGTTGCCAATGACCGCGACTCAGAAGTGTCCTTATTCGAAAAACTGGAACGTGTTGCGAACGGACGATTTCAGCGATACTGGCATCGATTACCCTTAGCGAAAATCAGTCGCTGTCGGGATATGGTAAGACTTTCTTATCCACAATTACTCTGCTTCTGTCCAGTGTACGTATCAGGAAGTCGCCTCTTTTTCACTGGAGAGTTTTTCCTCGAGTTCTTTAACCAGCTTCTCATTTGGGGCTTCTGCTGCTTTTTCTTTCTCTAAAGCCGTTTCCCAGACTTTACGGGCTTCTTCTTTGTTGCCGAGAGCGTAGTGGCAATCGCCCAGATGATTGTAGATAGTTGGGTCGCCCTCTTCGAGGATCTTGATGGCTTTTTCGAGGTGTGTAATGGCTTCTTCAGGTTTGCCAAGTTTGTAGAGTACCCAACCCAGACTGTCCAGAAATGCGGCGTTGTCCGGATCGGAATCGACGGCCTTCCGAATCATCTTTTCGGCCTGCTCTAAATTTTTACCCTGGTCTGCATAGAGGTAACCCAAGTCGTTGTTCACTGTGGGGTTCTCGGGGTCGAACTTAATGAAGTCTTCGAGGACTTTTTCACCATTCGTGATGTCCCCTTTCTGCACATACAGATTGGAAAGAATCAGATGAATCGACCGTTGCAATCGAGGGTTGATATCCTTTTTCGTGCGAACATCTTCAAAGAGCTTGATTGCTTCTTCATCGTTGCTGGCTCGGTATTGAATCCAGGCTTCTTGAAAATGGAATTCATTTGTGTCTCTGATACTACGAGCTTTTTTAACTGCTGCGATCGCTTTTTCGAAGTTTTCTAACTCAACTTGTGCATCAGCTTCTCGGGACAGAAAAATCGGTCGATAGCTGTTCAATCTACTCTCAGAACCGGCGGCGGCCCAAACTTCAACTGCCTGTTCATATTCTTCCTGCTGCATCAGGTACTCGCCCCAAGACTGGTAAAGACGAAAGGCCTGATCACCTCTCTCGGCAAGAGCGTAGGTGTAAAACTTCGAAACGAGGTCGCTTCGTTTCGCTTTCTCAGCCAGTTTACCCATCAGCAGAGCGCCTTCGAAACCAAGGTTCTCCTCAAGACGGGATTCCCCTACTTCCATTAGTGCCTTTGTGAGTTCAGGATCTTCTTCGATTCTGTTCATCAGGTCTTGTAAGGCGTTGATATTTTGTTGGCTTTTGAAAGCGGTCGCCATCGTGTCGAGAAGTGGTTCCGCCTGGCGTCGTTGAAAATAGATTTCCGCTAAACTAATCAAACCTTCTGGATCGCCTCGGCTTTCCAACGTGGACTTGATCAGTTTTTCAGCTTCGTCGAGTTTGTCGTTCTCGATGTATTGCTCTGCGAGGAAGTATTTCAGTTTGGAATTTCGTGGATCGTTGTCGGCCAGTTTTTCCAAACTGGGAATTAAATCGTCAGATCGATCCAGTTTTTCAAGCAACTGTTCCAGAAGCTCGTAAGCATCACGTCCTTTAGTCTGCAATCGGGCATCGAAGTAAGCCTGCAGGTTGTTGAGACCTTTTTCGTAATCCCCTTTTTTGACATACACGGAAGCGAGATTGAAACCGAGTATCGCCGGCTTACCGGTTCCAAACTCGGAGGCAGCCTCGAACGCCTGTTCGGCCAGGTCTAACCTGTCTCCATCGAGAAAAGCTCGACCAATCCGTTCCAACGACTGAGCGCGATCAGCCATAAGCCTCGCTTTGATCTGAGAATTTAACTCGTACTCTTCCGGATGGATCATCGCATCAAAAACAACTTCATACGCTTCAGCCGCTTTCTCCAGATCCTTTGTCAATGTGAGCAGCAGTCCCAGTTCGAATCGAAACAATACATACTCACCCGACTTGTGATCGATTCGAGAAGACTCTGTGGCGCGACGAATCAGGCGGATCGCTTCATCCATTCGGTTTTGCCGTTGCATGTAACGGCCTACTCGGACGAGCAACTCGTAATTTTCTGGATCGGCATCCTCTGCTTTGGAGACATACTTCTCGACCAATTCCGATTGGTTCATACCGATGGCCAGAGGGATCAGGAGTTCATAGACCTCACTGCTGGTTGGGTCGAGGTCCGCAGCCTTCTGCAATTCAGAGAGGGCCTGTTGATGTGCGTTTCGGTTGAATAACAGACGAGCAGTGAGAAAATGAGCCAGGGCTTCTCGTTTATTGATATCTTTTTCTGTAGGTGACTCTTTCAGATCAGGGAACTGCAGATTCTCTATGATGATCGGCAGCTTCTGTTGTCGCTCGACATAGATTTCCAGTGGCGTTTTTTCAGAGTCGGAGGTCTCGCTTTCGCTGGATTCGGTTTGGACTGGATCCGATTCTGCTGCTTTCGAAGGGATGCTGACAAACAGAAGCCCGGATAGCATCACTACAAATCCCCAGATGCCGAAAAGCTTATTAAGCGAGAGGGACTCTCTGGAGCGGGGAGTGGATTTAGAAAGAGTATGTGCCTGTGGCGACCAGTTCATTGATAAGAACCTGTGCTTAAATTTAGGAGGACATCCATTAGGCCGTTCCGCCGGGAATATTTAGCGGGCGAAACGACGGCGTACATCGATTGTACGCAGCCAAGTGAGGATGGGCCAAGGCGAAAAGGGACTCTATCCAATTCGATGAAGCAGTTTTGGGGCGGAACGGAAAGCGTTCGGATAGGCCGATTTCGCCCGGAGAGGGTGTTTCGCGGACATCCCTGCCACATCTTCACGAAAGCACTCGCGATAGTCGGGCAATGCCTCGAATTAAGGGAGCTACTGTTATTTCTTCTTCGATTTTTTAGTGGGGGTCGTTTTCTTCTTCGCTTTAACGACTTTCTTCTTTACAGTCTTGGCCGCTGTTTTTTTGGTTGGTTTATTTGTGGCTGGCTTTGGGGGGATCGCTTTTTTGACTGTCTTTTTCGCGGTTTTACCAGTCGTTTTTTTGGTCGCTTTTTTAGTCGTCTTGGCTGCTACTTTGGTGGTTTTGGCAACGGGTTTTTTCTTGCTCGCTTTTCCAGCCAACAGGTTGGTGTAGCGGGTGGGTGCGTCCATCAGATCGAAATTTTCCCCTTCGGAGTATTCGATCTCTTTGATGACCTTTTTCATCAGCTTTTCGTCACTGGAAGCGGCACGAAGAAGATAAAAGAAAAGTGCGGCTTCACTTTTGCGAACGGATGATTTTAAAGAGTCCGAGGCTTTTTCTTCGCCAGATTTTACAGAGGTAAATCCGAACCAGACGGCCAATTGATTGATATCGGCGTCCGCAGGAATGACGTGTGCACCAAGTACTTGAAGTAGCGTGAATTGATGCACGAAGTGAGAAAGGTGCGGAATCTTATTCAGGAACTTCTGGGCTTGATCCTGTGTTTTACGAATAAATTGCTCGAGGTCGTAGCTGAAAGAGGACTCAAAGACGTATTGCAGCAAAGATCGAATACGCAAAGCACGGTGTTCGGCTTCGGGATCATCTCCGATGACTTCGACGAGTTCAGTAATAGAGCTGACCCGCATTTCGTTCAGATCGCAGAATGAGTGTTTCAGTCGATCGAACAATTCCTGTGCGTCGTCGACGGAATGATTTTCCAGACATATCGCAAACAGGATCGTTTCCAGAACAGGGAGTTCCAGTTTGGGAGTTGCGGATCCGTGTTGCTTTTTCAGCAGGGGGATCAACTTCTTACTGATCCCCTGTTTGTCGGACGCCTTCAGAGTAGGTTCAGCAGCCATATCTGTTATCGTTATCTGGAGAAAATGATCTCGGGTTTCAGGCCCCTGGACAGGAGCCCCGACAAGGCGGGACTAACTTAATCCATTGCTGCCACCAGCGGGAAGATGGGGTGGGAAATGTCGATGAATAGAACTCTTTATTCTAGTGTTCCGGCTCCTCATCACCAGTCTCATCGGGTGTCTCGTTACCGGACTCTGTCGTTTCTATCTCTTTGAGGATACGGGCAGCTTCGAAGCTTCTTTTGATTCCCTCATCGAGTTTGAAGCTGAGGATGGGCGTGTAGCGGGTCTGAATACGATCCCCCACTTTCGCTTGCAGGAAACCGCGGGCGGATTCCAAACCATGCATGCAGAGTGACTGTTCTTTTTCGGTTCCCAGGACAGAGACGAGTACTTTTGCGGATCGCACGTCCGGAGAAACTTCGACACCAGTAACTGTCACGTTTTTAACACGGGGATCTCGCATGTGCAGCAGGATCGTGGTGCTGACCTGTTCTTTGATCGCTTGTGCCAGTTTTTCAAGTCGACGAGAGGACATTGTTTAGTCGAAGTTTCCAGGGAAATAGGAGGCCGTTAAAGAAGAATTAAAGGTAGACAGACTGATCAGGCAAACCGGCCAGCCTTAATGCGGGACCGGTTCACGAGTCGAGGATCAATCGAGCGTTCGTTTTACTGTCTCGATTCGGTAAGATTCGAGCAGGTCTCCTTCTTTGACGTCATTAAAGCCGTCGAGACGAATACCACACTCCATTCCTTCACGTACTTCTTTGACGTCATCTTTTTCTCGCCGCAGGGACGAGATCGAATAGTTGTTGATGACAGTCTGGTCGCGAATGACATGGACTCGGTTGTTACGATCGATGGTGCCATTCAGAATTCGGCAACCGGCGATTTTTCCAACTTTACTGAAGCTGAATGCACGCAGCACCAAGGCTCGTCCAGTAGCAACCTCTCGTGCCTCTGGTTCGAGTAGCCCTTCCAGAGAACGTTTGATGGTGTCAGTCAACTCGTAGATGATTCGGAAGCGGCGGATATCCACTCCTTCCTGCTCTGCGAGTACTTCCGCACGATCTTCCGCGATAACATGGAATGCCACGATGATCGCTCCCGATGCACTAGCGAGATAAACATCGCTTTCGTTCACACCACCCACGGCTTCGTGAATGATTTGAACTCGTACTTCGGGGTGATCGAGTTTTTCGAGCTCGGATCGAATCGCTTCGATGGAACCGGGAGCATCGGCTTTTACAATGATAGGCAAGTCGGAGACTGAGCCCGTGCGTGCTGCAGAAAGCAGGTCGTCCAGACTGAGCGATTTTCGACGACTGGACAGAACTTCTGCTCGGTCTGCATGTCGTCGATCGTTAGCGATCTGACGTGCTTCTTCGATCTCCGGCATGACAAAGAAGAATTCACCTGCACTTGGGACTTCCTCCAGACCAGCCACCTTGATCGGAGTCGAAGGCGGAGCTTCCTGGATTTCTTCGTTCCGGTCATTGTACATAGCACGAACACGACCGTAAGTTTCTCCACAGAGAATAACATCGCCTACACGCATCGTTCCTCGTTGTACGATCAACCAGGACATCACCCCACGACCTTCATCGAGGAAGGCTTCGAGGCAGACACCCACGGCATCGCGTTTCGGATCCGCTTTGTATTCATGTAGTTCGGCAGTAACCAGGATGGTTTCGAGAAGATTCTCAATCCCTTCACCCGTTGTGGCGGAAGTTCGAATGACTTCGATTTCACCGCCCCACTCTGCCGGCAGAATTTCATTCGCGGCGAGGTCCTGAAGAACTTTCTGTTCGTCAGCGTCGGGTAGATCGCACTTATTCATCGCCACGATGATAGGTGCACCACTCGATTTCGCGTGACTGATACATTCTTTAGTCTGCGGCATGACACCGTCATCCGCAGCCACGACCAGTACGATAATGTCGGTAATGTTTGCACCACGAGCACGCATTTCACCAAAGGCGGCGTGACCGGGAGTATCGACGAAGGTCACTTTTTGACCATTGTGGTCTACTTGGTAAGAGGCGATGTGCTGGGTGATTCCACCCGCTTCGCCGGACGTTACGTTAGCAGAACGGATTTTGTCGAGCAGCGATGTCTTACCATGGTCGACGTGACCGAGGATGGTGACGATCGGCGGACGATGTTCCAGGTTGGCCGGATCTTCGTCAGACTCGACAGACAGCGTCAGACGATCTTTGGCTGTTTCCTGGCGTTTGATTTCGAGCTCGACGCCCAGTTCCAGAGAAATCTCGAGAGCAGCCTCTTCGCTCAATCCGTCGTTAATGGTCACCATGTTGCCCTCGTTCCAGAGGATTCTCATGATGTCTTTTGACGGATGTCCGATCGCCTCTGAGAGGGTTCGTACTGTAATAGGCGGTTCAATAACCGCTTCCGTTTTACGAATAATTTCTTTCTGAGACCGTTTGCGTGAACGACGATGGTACGGTCGGTAACGACGGTCGCCTTCAGTCTCGGTCGAAGGTCGACGTGATCCGCGACGCCGGTCGCGTTTCAGGCTCTGTTCTTCTTTGGCAGACTTACGGGCTTTCTCCGCTAGTCCCGCCTCTTCAGGCTTGAAGCCTTTGCGACCTCGTTGCTCGATTGATTTTTGCAGGTGCGAAGCGAGTGGGCTTTGTCCGGCGATCAAGTCGGGAGTCAGCTTGACGTCTGGTTTTTGCGCCACGCCTTCTGATTTTGCTTCGACTTTCTTTTTCGGAATTTCAAACTTGGGCTGAGCTGCGATATTCGGAAGAGCCGTTTTAGGCTTGTTCTTAGCCGCTCCACCTTTGCGGCCCCCCCCCATGTTACCCCGTGGACGCATTTCCCGAAGGGTTCCCTGGTTTCCGGTTGCCACGTAATCATCACGGCTGATGGAGTCGATTTCAGGATCAGTGCTTTCGGACTGTGCTTCGGAGCTATCTCCGGTTTTCGTATCCGCAGATTCTGTTGTTTCGGCAGATTTGGCTGTTTCCGTTCCCGTCGTAGTTTCTGCTACATTGGTCTCGGCAGATTCGGCCACTTGCTGAGCAGAGTCGTCCTGACCGCTATCAGAAGAAGTGTCCTGATCGGTAAAGGATTCGTCCGTGGTTTGGGCTTCGCGAGTCTCAACGGCGGTTGTAGTGTTTCCGTCGTCTCCTTGTTCGGCAACTTCTTCTTCGCTATTTTGCGAACGAAGTTGCGGACGAGCGGACATGGCGCGAATCTGGCGGATTTTGGCAGCCGGATCAGGCGCTTTTTCTCGAACCGGAGCGGGTGGCTCCGAGGTATCCTGGCCAGGAGCCTTGGTGTCTTTGTTGACGTGCGCGACTATAACGTCTCGCTCTTCGGGCGATATGCTGGCGAGTGCGGAGTTCTTGACGACGACTCCCGCTTCACTTGCCAAATCAATCAGTTCTTTACTGTCCAGCCCCAGCTCTTTAGCCAAAGCGAAGATTCGAACTTTCAAAGTTCAATCCCCTGAATAAATCAATCGGGTATTACAATTACGGTGCAAGGCAAATAGATCCGGCGAGACCGGTTAAAGCTGCCTCTAATTTTATACTGTCTGATTCCAAACCAATTTTGAGTGGTATTAGAATCTCTCCGATCTGGACCTCACTAAGAGTACCGAATCGGAGTGGAAAGACGCCTGTCGAACAGGGGCTTTCTGGTGAAGGCAACTTCTTGCCTTCCTGTCATCTTATTTGGGTTTACCTGTTGAAACAGGTCGGAGGTAAACTTCGACGAACCGATCAGGGTTTCGTCGTAGGGACGATCTCCTGTTTAGCTCGGTCGAGAAACCGTTGAGGTGAAATCGATCTTTGTAAATCGATCCTCAGGTTTTTCTTGTGGCTAAGTTTCCTCACTTTGAATATCGGATGTTTCCTCGATACCAGTGACTGTACCGTCATCGGCGACCTTCGGTGCTTCTTCCGCTTCCTGCTCCGATTCGACACTCGCAATAGCGGGGTTGGCGTCAGGAACGAGATCGTTCGAGGATTCAATTGCGGGAGCAACTGTCTCTTCTTGGACAGGCTCTCCCGACTCTATTTCATGCATAGCTTCTACTTCCGGTGCCGTTGGTGTGTCGCTTTCTGCTGTGGGCAGAATGGGTTCACTGGCGTCGGCTGTTTCGTCTTTAGTTTCTGGAGTAGCTTCAGTTTCCACGACCGTCTCTGCCGGTTGTGGTATTGGTTTACGGTACGCTGTCGACCCGCTATCCATTCGTGCCAGGCGTTCGCTCTCGTCGTCGGCAAACTGAATGATCTCGTCACATTGAGCTTCAGTCAATCCGCCCATTTCGGAGAGTTGATCGGGTTCGATTATGGAAAGATCGTCAAAGCTGAAGAAACCTTGAGCGACGAGATTCTCCGCCAGTTCTTCATTTATGTGTGTTGATTGAATAAAGCTGGTGACGGACTCGTCCAATTGCTGGTCGAGCATGTCCTGCGTCATGACTTGAATGTCCCACCCCACCAGTTTAGAGGCCAAACGAACATTCTGTCCTTTTTTACCAATAGCGAGAGAAAGTTGATCATCGTGAACCAGCACGATTACTTTCCCCAGCATCGGACAAAGGATCACGTCCTGAACGTCAGCAGGCTGTAAGGCGTTGGGAACCAAGACCTGTAGAGAGTCATTCCAACGAACGATATCAATACGTTCGCCATGAAGTTCTTCTACGATGCTGCGGATACGCGCCCCTCGCATACCGACACAAGCTCCGACTGCATCAACTTTAGAGTCGAAGCAGCTGACGGCTACTTTAGATCGGTATCCGGCTTCGCGGGCGAGCGATCGGACTTCAATTACGTTTTCAGTGATTTCTGGAATTTCGACTTCGAACAATCGACGAATCATTTCGCGGTGAGAGCGTGAAAGCACGATACGAACTCGGCTTCCCACTTTGCGAACTTCAAGAATGATCGCACGAACGCGTTCTCCGTTTCGATGTTCTTCTCCGGGGATTTGTTCACTACGGGGAAGAATCCCCTCGACTTTCCCCAAGTTTACATTGACGGAACGTCCACCGTCGACTCGTGAGATCGTTCCAGTGACGAGCTGCCATTTCATTTCCATGTACTCGTCGTACAGGGCATCCCGCTCAGCTTCGCGGATTTTCTGAATCATCACCTGTTTGGCTGTTTGTGCGGCAATTCGCCCCAGCAGGTCACCCATAACATCGGGCTCGAGTGCTTCATTGTCAATTGTCATCCCGGGATCGCCGGTGACGCGATCAATCGTAACGACCAGTTCCGATGCTTCTCCATAGTGCTTGCGCGCAGCGGAGAGGATTGCCTGTTCGATTCCCTCGAAGACAATGTTCGGATCGATACCTTTGTCGCGATGAATTGCATCTACAATTCTCAGGATTTCCCTGCCGTTCATCCATTTCCCCTTTAAGTGAGCAAAACAGGAGAATTTTCACCCGACTGCCTTCAGTCTGGTTGACCTTATTCCGCTCACGACAGGAGCTAAGTCCTGTCCGACCAATCGGTTTTAAAATGTTCCCCGTTTATCCTCAGGTTCCGTGTTCGCTTAACTGAAGGACCTGCGGAAACGTGCTATCTGTGCCAATTTAAGAGTCATCAAGTAAATGTATATAAGTGATTTGCTGTGCATTCGATGCCGCTGCGAAAGTACTTTGGTAAGCATCCCCCAAGGCTGGCCAGAAATGGCTTCAAGCTTCAGTATCGAATTTAGAGCTAATAAGTAGGTTTCTCAGAGAGAGAGGTTTGCTTGAATTATCAACTTGCCGGTGGAGCGTTTTTGTCGCTTAGGCAGGTACAATAAAAAAAGCGGGAATAATTCCCACTTTCACGAATAGGCGCCCCGTGGAGCCTATTCCTCAAAGCGCAATACGCTCTGAGTGAATGTCATCAGGTGTAGTTAAAAGCATTCACGCTAACATCGTAAATGCCTCACAGGATACCTAACATGGCAGAAATTCCAACCTGGACGACGAGTGGTTAATCATTCAAAATGGTCCGCTCATTCTAACGGGAATGTTGGACCTGAACAGCGGGTGTTGACCCGTAGGGCAGATAGAACTTACCTGTATAGAATGATCCTGATGGACCCCTATGGGGCTGAGGGTATCGAGTTGAGATCAGACTGTCAAGAAAATGGGAGCGACTAAACAGAATTTAAGTCCTGCTGACCAAAATGTTTCTTTGATTTCGCGCCGGTTAAAACAGGTTGCGTATTCGACCGACAGAAACCTCATCGATGGAGATTTAATAAAGTCGCACTGAACAGGCGTGTCGGCCGATCCAGAGGTTAGAATACACTTCATGCGCGAAGGGTTTTAAGTGCTAGCAAGAGTGTCGAGTGTGTTCGATAGTACCTGGGTTTATTGTACCTGTGTTCAGTTGTTCCGGGTTTGCCCAACCACGTTCTGGCCATTAAGCTCCCTGGGCGATAATCACGCTGGCCTGACCCTGTCTTGTGACGTTGATATTCATCACGACTTTATTGTCCGTGGCAAGTGGTGCACCGTGGACAATGTTCAGGCTCGGATCCTCGGGAGATTGGGCAGTGAAGTTCAAGGTGGGCAGAATGACACCTTCCTGAAGTCCCACAAGGGAGCCAGCCAGTTCCAGCGAACCACACGAGGCACCCGGGTTACCCCAGTAACTCTTGAATGAAGTTACGGGAACCTGAGAGGCAATATCGCCGAATACATCGTGAATTGCCTGAGCTTCTTCCCGGTCGGCTTCGACTTCGCCCAGTCCATTGGCATTAATATGCCCGATGTCTGAGGGTTTCAGGCCGGTCGAATGCAGGGCGCCAGTCATGGCCCTGACGAGAGCTTCCCGGTAATGGCCCTGGCCTTTGTCGTCGGCCACGCAGCTGGCACCGGAACCAAGTAGGGTTGCCCAGATTTTGGCCCCACGAGCCTGAGCGTGTTTTTCTGTTTCTAGAATGAACGAAGTTCCACCCTCGGCGAGCACCTGACCATTACGGTCTTTGTCGAACGGACGAGCCCAGCTGGATGGGGTATCAGGGTTCTGGGCGAGATCGTCCCAAAATGTTCCATGAATGGATTTAACTGGATTTAGACGCGTTCCCGTCGTTCCGGCAATCATGATGTCGGCCCAACCCCGCTCGATGATGCTCATTGCTTCACCGAGAACCAGATTGCCAGAGGCTTCATCTACCGTCATCGAGTTACTGGGTCCACGGGCATCCATGGAAATACCGATGTGGCAGGCTGGCATATTAGGGAGGTAGCAAAGCAACCAGAGCGGCTCCATCGCGGCGAGGCCCTTTTCTCCCCACTCGTCAAACTGGAATTCGAGACCATCCTCTGTTTCTTTGCAGCATTTCACGCAGGCGTCTGACAATACCCAAGGGGGGCTGAACATCAGGTTAGCACCGAACTCTACACCAAAGCGTGTGTGGTCGATCTGGTCGAGATCGAGTCCCGAATTTTCGACGGCCTGCAAAGCGGCTGCGACACCCAGCTGGATTTCGCGACACATGACTTTGACGCTTTTTTTCAGCGGTTTCAGATAAGTTTTACGCGCATCTTTTTCCGTGAAATCGGAGACCTCGCCGCCAATGTTGCCGGGTGCAGCTGATGTAGAAAGCAGTTCCAGCGGCTTGACACCACTCTGCTGATTCATCACGGCGGTGGAGAATGGTTCCATCCCAATTCCCAGCGGAGTGACGACTCCAATACCGGTGATGACAATTCGAGAATCCGACGTTCCGTTGCTACGCATTTCGGTGTTCCAATTAACCTACCTAGTTCGAATCCCTCCAGGCTGGCTTACCGAAATCGGTTCCAGGCCGGATATGGGGCTTGCTGAAGACGTAGTCGCATTGGCGAAGGATGTGTTCAGCTGAAGCGATTAGGAGTTTTTGATCGTTTATCTGGTGAGGGACAGTTTGGGATGTATGAGTCTGGTTTCAATT is part of the Polystyrenella longa genome and harbors:
- the nusA gene encoding transcription termination factor NusA — protein: MNGREILRIVDAIHRDKGIDPNIVFEGIEQAILSAARKHYGEASELVVTIDRVTGDPGMTIDNEALEPDVMGDLLGRIAAQTAKQVMIQKIREAERDALYDEYMEMKWQLVTGTISRVDGGRSVNVNLGKVEGILPRSEQIPGEEHRNGERVRAIILEVRKVGSRVRIVLSRSHREMIRRLFEVEIPEITENVIEVRSLAREAGYRSKVAVSCFDSKVDAVGACVGMRGARIRSIVEELHGERIDIVRWNDSLQVLVPNALQPADVQDVILCPMLGKVIVLVHDDQLSLAIGKKGQNVRLASKLVGWDIQVMTQDMLDQQLDESVTSFIQSTHINEELAENLVAQGFFSFDDLSIIEPDQLSEMGGLTEAQCDEIIQFADDESERLARMDSGSTAYRKPIPQPAETVVETEATPETKDETADASEPILPTAESDTPTAPEVEAMHEIESGEPVQEETVAPAIESSNDLVPDANPAIASVESEQEAEEAPKVADDGTVTGIEETSDIQSEET
- a CDS encoding beta-ketoacyl-[acyl-carrier-protein] synthase family protein, encoding MRSNGTSDSRIVITGIGVVTPLGIGMEPFSTAVMNQQSGVKPLELLSTSAAPGNIGGEVSDFTEKDARKTYLKPLKKSVKVMCREIQLGVAAALQAVENSGLDLDQIDHTRFGVEFGANLMFSPPWVLSDACVKCCKETEDGLEFQFDEWGEKGLAAMEPLWLLCYLPNMPACHIGISMDARGPSNSMTVDEASGNLVLGEAMSIIERGWADIMIAGTTGTRLNPVKSIHGTFWDDLAQNPDTPSSWARPFDKDRNGQVLAEGGTSFILETEKHAQARGAKIWATLLGSGASCVADDKGQGHYREALVRAMTGALHSTGLKPSDIGHINANGLGEVEADREEAQAIHDVFGDIASQVPVTSFKSYWGNPGASCGSLELAGSLVGLQEGVILPTLNFTAQSPEDPSLNIVHGAPLATDNKVVMNINVTRQGQASVIIAQGA